The following are from one region of the Salvia hispanica cultivar TCC Black 2014 chromosome 1, UniMelb_Shisp_WGS_1.0, whole genome shotgun sequence genome:
- the LOC125185500 gene encoding uncharacterized protein LOC125185500, with protein sequence MGEAKGEVYSGKTMEKVSYTWLLQDYKKYRELGPGVALVSPAFDGPNGHKFKIKFYPGGATQRAYIAWAVSFAIETTQTAELVLSFKTVDPLISFASAQSCSFKKRGIFRRVFSVQAGHTSPSIQLSRYRLESELITGENAFKIEATIGVFINTNTNTNHPPIDRFLFFKVDDKRFFAEQSIIEERCPALLPNSSSHEPDADIVVTDIEPDIFDALLWFIYNKKHHHSDAEDICRSNTRDPNSYRTRIWRVAMRCELPGFVTSDSGVYLEDLQRPFVTTWNTVCQIIEVIRSKLNRVPKIVPDS encoded by the exons ATGGGGGAGGCAAAGGGGGAGGTGTATAGTGGGAAAACAATGGAAAAGGTAAGTTACACATGGCTACTGCAAGATTATAAGAAGTATAGGGAGCTAGGGCCCGGGGTGGCTCTCGTAAGCCCGGCATTCGATGGGCCGAATGGTCATAAATTCAAGATCAAATTCTACCCTGGTGGAGCTACACAGCGTGCCTATATTGCTTGGGCTGTTTCATTCGCTATTGAAACTACACAAACAGCTGAGCTGGTTCTTAGTTTCAAGACTGTGGATCCACTTATAAGCTTTGCATCTGCCCAGAGTTGTTCATTCAAAAAAAGAGGAATATTTAGGCGTGTATTTAGTGTCCAAGCTGGACACACCTCTCCCAGTATTCAATTGTCGAGATACCGTTTGGAAAGTGAACTCATAACAGGAGAAAATGCTTTCAAGATTGAGGCAACAATTGGGGTTTTCATCAATACCAATACCAACACCAACCACCCGCCAATTGATCGTTTCCTGTTTTTCAAAGTAGACGATAAACGATTCTTTGCAGAGCAGTCTATAATTGAAGAGCGATGCCCCGCTCTCCTACCAAATTCATCCTCGCACGAACCAGACGCCGACATTGTTGTTACGGATATTGAACCGGATATATTTGAT GCTCTATTATGGTTTATATATAACAAGAAGCATCATCATTCTGATGCAGAAGATATCTGTAGATCCAACACTCGTGATCCCAATTCGTATAGGACGAGGATATGGAGAGTTGCTATGCGCTGCGAATTGCCAGGCTTCGTCACCAGCGATTCAGGG GTGTATTTAGAAGATTTACAGCGTCCATTCGTGACAACATGGAACACAGTATGTCAAATTATCGAAGTTATTAGGAGCAAGCTCAACAGGGTACCCAAAATTGTGCCTGattcataa
- the LOC125202502 gene encoding probable 2-oxoglutarate-dependent dioxygenase AOP1, which produces MSCVSMKLPLIDLSNLGENDSPKWESTKIQVREALQEYGCFEATFNNIIPLELRKSLDDGIRQLFDLPLAIKLLNKNSPKSYDGYVGKNDYGRLVESTGINGALSSHAVDTFANLMWPDQGNPTFSKDIQLYYEKLSELDKIVRRMVVESLGLEKYIDEHINSTDYLCRFQKYEAPRTPHPVQGLFSHADKNTITTLHQLNHVNGLQILTKDGKTWIPADPTSLDSFIVIVGISFHAWTNGRVHAPVHRVVMSGDEARYSIGLFSVPKEGCVIKTPEELVDEDHPLLYNPFDYHRFLNFIYTEADHSRASPNPLKEYFGV; this is translated from the exons ATGAGTTGTGTAAGCATGAAGCTCCCTTTGATTGATCTGAGCAACCTTGGAGAAAATGATTCTCCAAAGTGGGAATCAACCAAAATCCAAGTTCGAGAAGCCCTTCAAGAATATGGGTGTTTTGAAGCTACATTCAATAACATTATTCCTCTTGAGTTGAGGAAATCACTTGATGATGGGATTCGACAACTTTTCGATCTCCCTTTAGCCATCAAACTACTCAACAAAAATTCACCCAAATCTTACGATGGCTATGTTGGCAAAAATGATTACGGTCGACTCGTGGAAAGTACGGGCATCAATGGCGCCCTCTCGTCTCACGCAGTCGACACCTTCGCCAACCTCATGTGGCCTGATCAAGGCAATCCCACTTTCAG CAAAGatatacaattatattacGAGAAACTGTCTGAACTGGACAAGATTGTGAGGCGGATGGTGGTGGAGAGTCTTGGACTGGAAAAATATATAGACGAACACATCAACTCCACGGACTACCTCTGTCGTTTCCAGAAGTACGAGGCGCCTCGAACGCCTCACCCAGTGCAAGGACTTTTTTCCCATGCAGACAAGAACACCATCACCACATTGCATCAGCTTAATCATGTTAACGGTTTGCAGATTCTTACCAAAGATGGCAAAACTTGGATCCCTGCAGATCCAACATCACTCGATTCATTCATTGTCATAGTCGGGATCTCTTTCCAT GCATGGACAAACGGGCGAGTGCATGCTCCAGTCCACAGGGTGGTGATGAGCGGGGATGAAGCTCGGTACTCTATCGGATTGTTTTCGGTTCCGAAAGAAGGGTGCGTGATTAAGACTCCAGAAGAGTTGGTGGATGAAGATCACCCTTTGCTCTACAATCCTTTTGATTACCATAGGTTCCTTAATTTTATCTACACAGAAGCTGATCATAGTCGGGCTTCGCCGAATCCTCTTAAGGAATATTTTGGAGTCTAA
- the LOC125210402 gene encoding phosphatidylinositol N-acetylglucosaminyltransferase subunit P-like isoform X3, whose translation MTRAAKASFSDASLGGPKLSEVYGFVGSITTIVFTVIFIVWAYVPDHCLHSIGFYHYPNRLLYWALAVPTYVTVIIVLAIIFYIAANFVATPPPTSLDIMFDEFSRELLSGVPSTDGDEHSIEPISDIGIDRINNIMFDSL comes from the exons CCTTAGGCGGCCCCAAACTCTCTGAGGTTTATGGCTTCGTCGGATCCATCACCACCATTGTTTTTACAG TGATATTCATCGTGTGGGCATATGTTCCCGACCACTGCTTGCATTCAATCGGATTCTATCACTACCCAAACAGGTTATT GTATTGGGCTTTGGCTGTGCCAACTTACGTGACGGTGATAATTGTACTGgcaatcatattttatatcgCCGCAAATTTTGTGGCAACTCCTCCTCCTACTTCCTTAGACATAATGTTTG ATGAATTCAGCAGGGAATTGCTAAGTGGAGTCCCTTCAACAGATGGCGATGAACATTCAATTGAGCCTATATCGGACATAGGCATCGACAGAATAAACAACATCATGTTCGACAGCCTCTAA
- the LOC125210402 gene encoding phosphatidylinositol N-acetylglucosaminyltransferase subunit P-like isoform X1, producing MTRAAKASFSDASLGGPKLSEVYGFVGSITTIVFTVIFIVWAYVPDHCLHSIGFYHYPNRLLYWALAVPTYVTVIIVLAIIFYIAANFVATPPPTSLDIMFGKIDFLSFCLHYEFSRELLSGVPSTDGDEHSIEPISDIGIDRINNIMFDSL from the exons CCTTAGGCGGCCCCAAACTCTCTGAGGTTTATGGCTTCGTCGGATCCATCACCACCATTGTTTTTACAG TGATATTCATCGTGTGGGCATATGTTCCCGACCACTGCTTGCATTCAATCGGATTCTATCACTACCCAAACAGGTTATT GTATTGGGCTTTGGCTGTGCCAACTTACGTGACGGTGATAATTGTACTGgcaatcatattttatatcgCCGCAAATTTTGTGGCAACTCCTCCTCCTACTTCCTTAGACATAATGTTTGGTAAAATTGACTTCCTAAGCTTTTGCTTACACT ATGAATTCAGCAGGGAATTGCTAAGTGGAGTCCCTTCAACAGATGGCGATGAACATTCAATTGAGCCTATATCGGACATAGGCATCGACAGAATAAACAACATCATGTTCGACAGCCTCTAA
- the LOC125201343 gene encoding phragmoplastin DRP1E-like: MATMESLIGLVNRIQRACTSLGDYGGDQQAFSSLWDALPSVAVVGGQSSGKSSVLESIVGRDFLPRGSGIVTRRPLVLQLQHIEEGQEEYAEFGHLQQKRFTDYSLVRKEIQDETDRVTGKTKQISPIPIHLSIYSPDVVNLTLIDLPGLTKVAVEGQPDSVVEDIENMVRSYVEKPNCIILAISPANQDIATSDAIKLSRDVDPSGERTFGVLTKLDLMDKGTNALEVLEGRSYRLQHPWVGIVNRSQADINKHVDMMAARRNEREYFATSPDYSHLASRMGSEYLAKLLSGHLETVIRARIPSIISLINKSIDELESELDRLGRPVAVDGGAQLYTILELCRAFDKIFKEHLDGGRPGGDRIYGVFDNQLPAALKKLPFDRHLSLQNVKRIVSEADGYQPHLIAPEQGYRRLIEGSLNYFRGPAEATVDAVHFVLKELVRKSIGECQELRRFPSLQSTIAAATNEALERFRAEGKKTAIRLVDMEASYLTVEFFRRLPQEIERATNPGGNPRGNPRDDPRGNPRDDPRENPRNSSAAEAVTIDRYGDGHFRRIGSNVLSYVNMVSENLKNTIPKAAVHCQVKEAKQNLLSYFYTQIGKREGKQLGDLLDEDPTLMEKRQQMAKRLELYKKARDEVDSVSWAR; encoded by the exons ATGGCGACGATGGAGAGTTTGATTGGGCTGGTGAACAGAATACAGCGGGCCTGCACTTCTCTAGGAGACTACGGCGGCGATCAGCAGGCTTTCTCTTCTCTGTGGGACGCTCTCCCCTCCGTCGCCGTCGTTGGTGGCCAG AGTTCGGGGAAGTCATCAGTGTTGGAGAGCATCGTAGGACGGGATTTTCTTCCTCGAGGCTCTG GCATCGTTACGCGGCGACCTCTGGTGTTGCAACTGCAGCATATTGAAGAAGGACAGGAGGAATATGCAGAGTTTGGGCATTTGCAGCAGAAGCGTTTCACTGATTACT CCTTGGTTCGCAAGGAGATTCAAGATGAAACTGATAGAGTGACCGGGAAAACAAAACAGATTTCTCCTATTCCTATTCATCTAAGCATCTATTCACCCGATG TTGTTAACTTAACCCTGATTGATCTTCCTGGTTTGACAAAAGTTGCTGTTG AGGGACAACCAGACAGTGTGGTCGAGGACATTGAAAATATGGTTCGCTCCTATGTTGAGAAG CCCAATTGCATCATACTTGCAATTTCTCCAGCTAATCAGGATATTGCAACTTCTGATGCTATTAAGCTTTCGAGGGACGTAGATCCTTCGG GAGAACGGACATTTGGGGTGCTGACAAAGCTGGATCTGATGGACAAAGGAACTAATGCACTAGAG GTTCTGGAAGGCAGATCTTATCGCTTACAACATCCCTGGGTTGGTATAGTCAATCGTTCACAAGCAGATATTAATAAGCATGTTGATATGATGGCTGCTAGGAGAAACGAGCGTGAGTACTTTGCTACAAGTCCTGACTATTCACACTTGGCGAGTAGAATGGGCTCTGAGTATCTTGCCAAACTTCTATCCGGG cACTTGGAAACTGTAATTAGGGCAAGAATTCCAAGCATTATTTCCTTAATAAACAAGAGTATTGATGAGCTCGAATCTGAGCTGGATCGGCTTGGCAGGCCTGTTGCAGTTGATGGTGGG GCTCAACTGTACACCATCTTAGAACTTTGTCGAGCTTTTGATAAGATATTCAAGGAGCATCTTGACGGAGG CCGGCCAGGGGGGGATCGGATTTATGGTGTTTTTGACAATCAGCTACCAGCTGCTTTAAAAAAGCTTCCATTTGATCGACATCTCTCTCTGCAGAACGTTAAAAGAATTGTTTCAGAAGCTGACGGTTATCAGCCACACTTGATTGCTCCTGAGCAAGGTTATAGACGACTTATTGAGGGCTCACTGAATTATTTCAGGGGGCCTGCTGAAGCAACTGTTGATGCT GTTCACTTTGTCTTGAAGGAACTCGTGAGGAAGTCGATTGGAGAGTGTCAG GAATTGAGACGATTCCCAAGTCTGCAATCAACTATAGCAGCGGCAACCAATGAAGCTCTGGAACGGTTTCGTGCAGAAGGCAAGAAAACAGCCATTAGATTGGTTGATATGGAGGCTTCATACCTCACAGTTGAGTTTTTCCGAAGACTTCCACAAGAAATCGAAAGAGCAACCAACCCGGGTGGGAATCCACGCGGAAATCCAAGGGACGATCCACGGGGAAATCCTAGGGACGATCCACGGGAAAATCCACGCAACAGCTCAGCTGCTGAAGCAGTGACCATTGATCGTTATGGGGATGGGCATTTCAGGAGGATAGGATCAAATGTATTATCTTACGTGAATATGGTATCTGAGAATCTGAAGAACACAATACCGAAGGCTGCCGTCCATTGTCAAGTCAAGGAAGCAAAACAGAATTTACTCAGCTACTTCTACACACAGATTGGGAAAAGAGAG GGCAAGCAACTTGGTGACTTACTCGATGAAGATCCGACCTTGATGGAGAAGAGGCAGCAGATGGCGAAAAGGCTTGAACTTTACAAGAAGGCGAGGGATGAGGTCGATTCTGTATCATGGGCGAGATGA
- the LOC125210402 gene encoding phosphatidylinositol N-acetylglucosaminyltransferase subunit P-like isoform X4: protein MTRAAKASFSDASLGGPKLSEVYGFVGSITTIVFTVIFIVWAYVPDHCLHSIGFYHYPNRYWALAVPTYVTVIIVLAIIFYIAANFVATPPPTSLDIMFDEFSRELLSGVPSTDGDEHSIEPISDIGIDRINNIMFDSL from the exons CCTTAGGCGGCCCCAAACTCTCTGAGGTTTATGGCTTCGTCGGATCCATCACCACCATTGTTTTTACAG TGATATTCATCGTGTGGGCATATGTTCCCGACCACTGCTTGCATTCAATCGGATTCTATCACTACCCAAACAG GTATTGGGCTTTGGCTGTGCCAACTTACGTGACGGTGATAATTGTACTGgcaatcatattttatatcgCCGCAAATTTTGTGGCAACTCCTCCTCCTACTTCCTTAGACATAATGTTTG ATGAATTCAGCAGGGAATTGCTAAGTGGAGTCCCTTCAACAGATGGCGATGAACATTCAATTGAGCCTATATCGGACATAGGCATCGACAGAATAAACAACATCATGTTCGACAGCCTCTAA
- the LOC125202181 gene encoding probable 2-oxoglutarate-dependent dioxygenase AOP1, translating to MSCVNMKLPLIDLSNLGENDFPKWESTKIQVREALQEYGCFEATFNNIIPLELRKSLDDGIRQLFDLPLAIKLLNKNSPKSYDGYVGKNDYGRLVESTGINGALSSHAVDTFTNLMWPDQGNPTFSKDIQLYYEKLSELDKIVRRMVVESLGLEKYIDEHINSTDYLCRFQKYEAPRTPHPVQGLFSHADKNTITTLHQLNHVNGLQILTKDGKTWIPADPTSLDSFIVIVGISFHAWTNGRVHAPVHRVVMSGDEARYSIGLFSVPKEGCVIKTPEELVDEDHPLLYKPFDYHKFLNFIYTEADHSRASPNPLKEYCGV from the exons ATGAGTTGTGTAAACATGAAGCTCCCTTTGATTGATCTGAGCAACCTAGGAGAAAATGATTTTCCAAAGTGGGAATCAACCAAAATCCAAGTTCGAGAAGCCCTTCAAGAATATGGGTGTTTTGAAGCTACATTCAATAACATTATTCCTCTTGAGTTGAGGAAATCACTTGATGATGGGATTCGACAACTTTTCGATCTCCCTTTAGCCATCAAACTACTCAACAAAAATTCACCCAAATCTTACGATGGCTATGTTGGCAAAAATGATTACGGTCGACTTGTGGAAAGTACGGGCATCAATGGCGCCCTCTCGTCTCACGCAGTCGACACCTTCACCAACCTCATGTGGCCTGATCAAGGCAATCCCACTTTCAG CAAAGatatacaattatattacGAGAAACTGTCTGAACTGGACAAGATTGTGAGGCGGATGGTGGTGGAGAGTCTTGGACTGGAAAAATATATAGACGAACACATCAACTCCACGGATTACCTCTGTCGTTTCCAGAAGTACGAGGCGCCTCGAACGCCTCACCCAGTGCAAGGACTTTTTTCCCATGCAGACAAGAACACCATCACCACATTGCATCAGCTTAATCATGTTAACGGTTTGCAGATTCTTACCAAAGATGGCAAAACTTGGATCCCTGCAGATCCAACATCACTCGATTCATTCATTGTCATAGTCGGGATCTCTTTCCAT GCATGGACAAACGGGCGAGTACATGCTCCAGTCCACAGGGTGGTGATGAGCGGGGATGAAGCTCGGTACTCTATCGGATTGTTTTCGGTTCCGAAAGAAGGGTGCGTGATTAAGACTCCAGAAGAGTTGGTGGATGAAGATCACCCTTTGCTCTACAAGCCTTTTGATTACCATAAGTTCCTTAATTTTATCTACACAGAAGCTGATCATAGTCGGGCTTCGCCGAATCCTCTTAAGGAATATTGTGGAGTCTAA
- the LOC125210402 gene encoding phosphatidylinositol N-acetylglucosaminyltransferase subunit P-like isoform X2 — protein sequence MTRAAKASFSDASLGGPKLSEVYGFVGSITTIVFTVIFIVWAYVPDHCLHSIGFYHYPNRYWALAVPTYVTVIIVLAIIFYIAANFVATPPPTSLDIMFGKIDFLSFCLHYEFSRELLSGVPSTDGDEHSIEPISDIGIDRINNIMFDSL from the exons CCTTAGGCGGCCCCAAACTCTCTGAGGTTTATGGCTTCGTCGGATCCATCACCACCATTGTTTTTACAG TGATATTCATCGTGTGGGCATATGTTCCCGACCACTGCTTGCATTCAATCGGATTCTATCACTACCCAAACAG GTATTGGGCTTTGGCTGTGCCAACTTACGTGACGGTGATAATTGTACTGgcaatcatattttatatcgCCGCAAATTTTGTGGCAACTCCTCCTCCTACTTCCTTAGACATAATGTTTGGTAAAATTGACTTCCTAAGCTTTTGCTTACACT ATGAATTCAGCAGGGAATTGCTAAGTGGAGTCCCTTCAACAGATGGCGATGAACATTCAATTGAGCCTATATCGGACATAGGCATCGACAGAATAAACAACATCATGTTCGACAGCCTCTAA
- the LOC125208294 gene encoding uncharacterized protein LOC125208294, with the protein MRCKKHAADLSSSVGVCASCLRDRLFAIMEAQALKQSQQQQQQNPPPLSFPRSVSPYISRRPTDAAAATWQIHGRERSLYTTPQHAPAAVGDISHGKGHRGGRFSSLFSGLFRSKSDKHDFNSSSDQGVSGQSCSNSPFRFSSMIPGRRRKQIRSFSVDESSIGAQQRSCRNRDRGMSPARCSDEEEDEHCHGGSSGYSSESSQGWRQTPRRTPARARRRGGGGGQNRSLSGLAFCLSPLVRASPSRQWNQKGIPPEAVLPGETRVPAKPHLSAAASFCKNRSRKLADFGRYNSRH; encoded by the coding sequence ATGAGGTGCAAAAAGCACGCCGCCGATCTCAGCAGCAGCGTCGGCGTCTGCGCCTCCTGCCTCCGCGACCGCCTCTTCGCTATAATGGAAGCGCAGGCGCTGAAGCAAtcgcagcagcagcagcagcaaaaTCCACCGCCTCTCTCGTTCCCGCGATCAGTCTCCCCTTACATCTCCCGCCGGCCGACGGACGCCGCCGCCGCGACCTGGCAAATCCACGGCCGCGAGCGGAGCCTCTACACCACGCCGCAGCATGCCCCCGCCGCGGTGGGTGATATTAGCCACGGGAAAGGCCACCGCGGCGGCAGATTCTCGTCTCTGTTTTCAGGTCTCTTCAGATCGAAATCTGACAAGCACGATTTCAATTCGAGCTCGGATCAAGGGGTTTCCGGTCAATCCTGCTCCAATTCACCGTTTCGGTTCTCCAGCATGATCCCCGGGCGGCGGAGGAAGCAGATTCGGTCGTTCTCGGTGGACGAGAGCTCGATCGGAGCGCAGCAGAGATCGTGCCGGAATCGCGACCGCGGAATGTCGCCGGCGCGATGCTCCGACGAGGAGGAGGACGAGCATTGCCACGGAGGATCGAGCGGCTACTCGTCGGAGTCGTCACAGGGGTGGAGGCAGACGCCGCGGAGGACTCCGGCGCGTGCGCGGCGGAggggaggcggcggcggccagAATCGGAGCCTCTCAGGATTGGCGTTTTGCCTGAGTCCTCTGGTCCGAGCCAGCCCGAGCCGGCAGTGGAATCAGAAGGGGATTCCGCCGGAGGCTGTCCTCCCCGGCGAGACGAGGGTTCCGGCGAAGCCTCATCTCTCCGCAGCGGCGTCGTTTTGCAAAAACCGGTCGCGGAAGCTCGCCGATTTCGGGAGGTACAATTCAAGGCATTGA